CGTTGCGGAATACGGTTACCAGAGCGTTGGAGCGCCCGTCGAGTTCATCCTCGCGCACTGTTCGATAGCCCTGGTCGTCATCGACAAGGGCAAGGCGTCCGCGTTTGGAGCGCTTGCCGGGGGCGGTCACCGGATCCTTGTAGACGTCTCGCCACTGTTCATCAACGCAGATCGCCGAAGCCTTCATGGCGAATTCATGGGTGTCTCGATGGACCTTCTGCATCAGAGCGCCACCCATGCCGAAGGTGATATTGTCGGCACTCAGTTCGCGTTCCTTCATGGCAGCGAGGATCGCTGCGATGGATTGGGCATTGATACCATCACCCTGAATCAGACGAATGCAGTCTGGTAGTACTCGATACCCCTTGCTGTTGGTGCGATATCCGAAGCGAGCCATCAGGCGTTCGATGGCTTCCGGTACCACCTCGACCGGCTCGCCGGAATCCGGGCGCACCACCAGTGTGCCACCGGATGTTTCAATACGTGACTTCAGCTCATCGCCCCACAGGTTGTCGATCGCATTCCACAGGTCCCAGGAATCACTCACTACCGCCAGTATGCGCCCGTCGCCGGAGAACTGGTCGAGCATATTGGTGTAGGCGGCGAGCTCGCCATCCCGCCCCCAACTGGTGATGGTGCTGTGCTCAGCCGCGGGAATGGAAAAGCCCGCCATGTCGGCGGAATAGTAGCGGCGTGCCGCAAGAATGCCGGATAGGGTATCGGTGCCCATGAAGTTGACCAGGTGAGCGGCACCACCCAGCGCAGCACTTTCCTCGGAGCTGGCACCGCGCGCACCGAAGTCATGCAGTTTGAAAGCCAGATTGTCCGTGGTGTCGGAGGTTTGTTCCAGGTAACGCTGGATGATATCGCGGCAGGAGCGGGAGACAGTGGCCACGCTGGTGGGGTACCACACTGCTCGCAGTAGTCCGGTCTCGACATAGCTGGTCAGCCAGGCGCACGCTGGATCGGTGTTCATTACCTGCACCAGGACGTTGCCGGTGGCGATGATCGAGCCTTCGGGCACCGCCTGGATCTCCAGCGGTAGATAGCCGTCATGAGTCTGTAGAATATATTCCCAGCCCTCGCGATTGAACGGCACACCATGGGCCTGGCAAACGGCCTCGGCTTCATCGATGTCTGTCGCGCTGATGGGGTGGCAGAGGTATTCCTTGAGAAAGGCCTGAAGGCCGAAGAACAGCGTTGTCGGATGCGCACCACCACGAGACTCGATATAGCTGGAGACATACTGGGTCCCGGCGGGGTACTGCAGAAAATGCGAGACCTTGTAGGAGTCGGTGTTCAGAATCAGATTACGCATGACGGAGCCCCTCCAGTCATAAGGCGCGGATATTGGTCTATCCCGCTAACGCGCCGGATGTGGCAGCGATGAAACCCATCGCTTGAGTTTAATATAGTGGCTGATAGCCAATAAATAAACCACAATCGTTTCGAGTCATGTGTCGGGTGCCATTTCCCGCCATTCTGCGTTCCTCGATCCGTGGTGCAGCGCTATACGTCAGGTAGGCATGGTCGTTACCGGCGATGGACTCATTGTCAGCGAAATAGACACGGCTTATTGTTGGCATATAGCCACTAATGGTAATGGCACAAGGAAGTCTCCGATGTCTGAATGGCAATCCGAAGCTGAATATCTCGAACAGTATGACGCCCGCCGCTATGACTGGCCGCTGGTTAGCGTCGATGTGGTTATCTTTACCTTGTATGAGTCACGCTTGCAGGTATTGCTGATAAAGCGAGGAGAGTTTCCTCACCGGGGACGCTGGGCCTTGCCGGGAGGCTTCATCGCCATGGATGAGGATGGTGATCTACAGGCAACAGCTCGTCGCAAGTTGCGGGAAAAGACTGGGGTCGAGGCGCCGTTGCTGGAACAAGTGGGAAGCCAGGGCAATGACTGTCGCGACCCTCGCGGCTGGTCGGTGACGGTACTGTAC
This Halomonas huangheensis DNA region includes the following protein-coding sequences:
- a CDS encoding nicotinate phosphoribosyltransferase, which codes for MRNLILNTDSYKVSHFLQYPAGTQYVSSYIESRGGAHPTTLFFGLQAFLKEYLCHPISATDIDEAEAVCQAHGVPFNREGWEYILQTHDGYLPLEIQAVPEGSIIATGNVLVQVMNTDPACAWLTSYVETGLLRAVWYPTSVATVSRSCRDIIQRYLEQTSDTTDNLAFKLHDFGARGASSEESAALGGAAHLVNFMGTDTLSGILAARRYYSADMAGFSIPAAEHSTITSWGRDGELAAYTNMLDQFSGDGRILAVVSDSWDLWNAIDNLWGDELKSRIETSGGTLVVRPDSGEPVEVVPEAIERLMARFGYRTNSKGYRVLPDCIRLIQGDGINAQSIAAILAAMKERELSADNITFGMGGALMQKVHRDTHEFAMKASAICVDEQWRDVYKDPVTAPGKRSKRGRLALVDDDQGYRTVREDELDGRSNALVTVFRNGRVTREWSLEEIRQRAAGH